The genomic window CACTGAAGACCCAGATAGTGTCCAGCCACACCCGATATTTATGGGCGGTCAGATGACTAATTGAGTTAtttagatagggtcttactaCGTAACCCTTATCTGACCTAGAATTCAACTTTGTAggcgaggctggccttgaactccatagagatccacctgcctccccagtgctgtccttaaaggcctgtaccaccacctcTGACTGAAGGACCTAACACTTTTTAACTGATTGCTCACAGGTTATGTCCAACAAGGGCCAACTGcaagccaaaaacaaaactttgaaacCTCCTTCCCTGTCCCAGGTCCTCTGTCCTGTAAATATGCCAATTTATAAGCAGAAGGCAGGCTCTGGCCCTCCAGACACCTTCTGTAGGGCCCCCAAAACTGTCTGTTCTTCtcactgatctctctctctctctctctctctctctctctctctctctctctctctctctNNNNNNNNNNNNNNNNNNNNNNNNNNNNNNNNNNNNNNNNNNNNNNNNNNNNNNNNNNNNNNNNNNNNNNNNNNNNNNNNNNNNNNNNNNNNNNNNNNNNctctctctctctctctctctctctctctctctcccttcctccctccctcctttccttcccttccttcctttctttgtttttcaagacagggtttctctgtgtacccttggctgtcctggaactctctctgtagagcgggctggcctcaaactcacgagatccgcctgcctctgcctcctgagtgctgggattaaaagggtgggCCAGCACCACCTGGCTTAATTGATCTTTCTATAACAACCAATTATTAATGACTATTCTTGCCTAACTTGCTGATCTGTTTTCTTGGTTAGCAAGTAAAGAAACTTTCTATAAGCAACAAAGTAAAGACAGATCCTGGGACTATTCACAAGTGAGgaagaaaccaaagcagaacCAACTTTCTGCCGTAACTGACTCCGAAATGGCTTTGGTCAGTGCCTACCTTGAACATAGACGACCTAGGCGCCATTCCCAGTTCCACCGGAAGAATCAGGTCCAGCAAAACAGCGATAGCACTGAGCGCGAAAATGAGGAATCCAACTCTGGAGCGTCCTCGTGGAAGGAGAGCGAAAGTGAACAGCCTCCATCGCCCGCCAGTATCAAGAGGAGAAAATCAGTGTTGAGGCCAAGGGATCTGGAAAATTACCAAGTCAGAGAAAGGCCCTGCCTCCACTGCAAGGCCATGAGAACCAAAGAATGGCTGTCGCGTCACTTCCCCGAAAGTACTTCAGGAACAACCTCCGTGACGGAAGAGATTCAACAGGAGAGTCTGACACTTGGCAGCAACACAACATTAAGTAAAGTTTGAATTTTGGCATCCTTACCTTACTTGAAATCTAAAGAAGGAgatgaataaaacatgaaatcAGGATTGTGGGTAAGGAAACCTTTACAATAAAGCCTCTTTGCTAAGGACAAAAGTGTAATTGGAACCCAAGAGGTGGAATTTCAGACAAAGTCATTGTTCAAAACAAGGGCGAAGAATTTGTTCATGCCAccgtaggaacatggaagacttGTATCttctgtaatctttttttttttttttaagtcaaagagCCCAGGGTAGATAGTCCATATCCCAAgtgtatgtattttgtttatgttgaTGATACAAAAACTACGACTCTTTGAAAATACAtttagttgggtggtggtggcgcacgcccttaattccagcacttggaaggcagaggcaggcgggtctctgtgagttcaaggccagcctggtctacaagagctagttccaggacaggctctgaagccacagagaaaccctgtcttgaaaaaccaaaaaagaaaaaaacatttatgcTGAGAAACCATTTAAATATATTCCTATATTTTGATAATCTGACTGACTGAACCATTGAGGTGGCAGGACGGACCGGTTGGTTTGTTAATAGTTGAGATGACTCTGCTAGAGCTGTGTTGGTTGGGATACTGAGTCCACTAAAGGCTGTTGAGGAACGAGCTTAAGGACCTGGAATATGACCATATTTCTCGAGTCaccaggaagacagggagagtGACTCTGAAGGCAGCTGGGCCGTGGCTTGTCCTCGGTTGTTGTTCCAAGACCATGGCAAGTGTTAAAACTTTTTTCTCATACTCGTTAAGATAaggagaaaatttttttaaaaaatatttatttatttatttatttattatgtatacaatatNNNNNNNNNNNNNNNNNNNNNNNNNNNNNNNNNNNNNNNNNNNNNNNNNNNNNNNNNNNNNNNNNNNNNNNNNNNNNNNNNNNNNNNNNNNNNNNNNNNNacagatggttgtgagccaccatgtggttgctgggaattgaactcaggacctttggaagagcaggcaatgctcttaaccgctgagccatctctccagcccaaggagaaaatttttatttgacacTATTACAATAGAGATCAATAAAGGAGCTACATAGAAATGAAAGCCTAATACAAGATAAGTGATACACAGCCAGGGGCAGGGTGAGGAGGGTCCTTGGTTGGAAACTACTAAAGGATAATGGATAATCCCTTTTAAACTTACCTAACATTGTTTTTGGAGATATGGTTTCTCtaggtagccttggctggcctagaactcgttatatagtccaggctggcctcaaactcagagatcggcctggCTCAACATCCCGGGTACTGTGCTTAACAGTGTGGGCCACCACATCACGCCTCTAATGTAATTCGTGGTGAAGGTGGGACTTAACCATCACAAGTATGGTCAGCCATGAACTTACCAGGATTCTTGCTAAACCAGCTCAGTAGTTCAGACAGAACAGGGCCAAGCTGAAACCTGGTCAAGAGGAGGACTCAGAAGAGCCTGTCTGAAAGTTGGTAGAAGAGAGGACCTTTAGTACAAATAGCTGAGATCTAGGCAAGCTTGGGActagaattttcatttaaattgggGACCCTAgcgctgggtggtagtggtgccaATGAAGAGTTTAAGAGTAAAATGGATGGGTAGCCATTCTGTGGATCACTTTCCAGGTGGATGGCAGGCACCCAGCTGTGTTATAAAACAAGGCCCAGATCCTAGAGAGGGCTAGCAAGGATAAGAAGATGTGACATGACCTCTGGTCATGGGGCTAGAGTTCAAACAAGGGTGCAGGCCTTGGAGAAGGACTAGATTACCATCTGTGGTGGATCATGCAGCCTGATACTAAGGACTAAAACTTCCATGAGGGGCAGGGAAAGGACTAGCATGGAGAACAGACAGGCTGTGACTTGGGACCCAGGATTCCCCTTGGCAAGGGCTGATTCCTTAACTAATTATAGCAAAGACTTTGGAACCAATGTAGATGTCTCCACTACTGGGGTCTAACTAGGATTATCTGTGTGAACATCAACAGAAAACAGAGGTAGATAGAGTGGCTTGACAGGATACATAAAGAGCATGCGTGAGGCTTTGGGTTCCATCCCCTGCATTACATAAACCAGATATGGAGGCacgtgcctgtgatcccagcactaaggaggtaaaggcaagaggatcaggggttcaaggagATCAGCCTGGAATACAGGAGAATCTGTCTTAAATAACACtaaacagaggtgggaggatatCTAAGGAGAGAGTTGCCCCAAACCAAATGGATGAGACGTAGATGAGGTTagataagaaacaaaagcatagaCATCGAGGTTGGGACTAAAGAGGACAGTGCAGAATTGGTGGGGTGGGAAATTGCTCAGGAAACCAAGGCTGTAAATGCTGGTCATAGGTGATGTTGCCTTCACGCaaagcccagtgtcactctcaGGGTGGGACTCCAGGCCAGCCATGATAGTTGTAATGCATCAAGTAAAATGCTGCAGACCCTCAAGTGGCTGCAGCGGCAGAAATGCTCCAGGTCTCCAAGCGGTGGCAGTGGGCAGCcaatcccaggcagggatggcactgtcccaagtggctgcagtgggccagaGGGGGAGTGAGTTCCATAAAGAGAGACAGACGGATGGGCATGCaatgagaccacactgcaggtctcAGAAGGTGGCTGgtgccaggcagggagccatgcaaCAGGcaagataggcatgccatgcagagtaaggttggatatttatttagtgggtatggatgggaaggggagaggaggtaaggagagaagggagaagagcagaaagaaacagagagagacagagatagagaaagacgGGGCGGGGGGAGTGGGGAGTATGGAGCAAGGCTGGGGGACCgagatgggaaagggagagactcaggctggaagctgaagatcagcttgcctcagcagatggggagggagtgggtgtggcttgtctcttaaagggacagcaGACCATTACGATAGTCTCCTTTTCAGGCTCTCCTCTGATGTTTATGGTCAAAGGCTGTCGCCTGTTTGGCCGGCTGGCTTGAGGGAGGGCTTGCCTCCATTTGGTGACTCATCCATGCATCTTCAGAACTGACCTCTGGCCGCTgctggtgacgcacacctttaatcccagcgctctggaggaggaggcaggcagatctctgagtctgaggccagcctggtctacagagcgagttccaggactggcttcatagctactgagaaaaacCTGTTtggaaaaaccaataaaaaaaaaaaaaaaaaaccaacaaaaaatccAAGTCACAGCTGACTTCCATAACAACTACATCAAGTACCAATTACAGTTGTCCTCTGGAACTGAGAGCAGAGAACTGTCGGAAGCAGGGGAGGTTCTGACTGAAATGGATGTCTTGAAGGAGGTCATGCATGCAGGGGGTATTTGCAGAAAGATAGGGAATGAGGTGGCAGGGATCATGGATTATGGGGTGGTCAGTATCTATCTCTGCTTGCCAAATTGGGTGATGTGGCTTCACTTGGTGCCAGTAGGCACCGTAATTCCCTTCACCTTTTGCAGCCTTGACTCAGGTAAAACCAGATCCTTCAACCTCAGAAAAGAACTGAAAGGGAAGCCGGATGAAGCAGGGTTGAAGTTGAGTGAAAATAGAAAAGCGGTCCCCATGGGGGAGGCAGACACACCTCAGATGTGGGGAGGGAAGGCTGCACGTACATGTCTTAGCACTGACCATGGTTACCACTGTGGCTCTGAAGTTACCACGCAAAGGGCTGCTAAGAGACTCTaacactttctctctttttgataAATGAGATGAAAGGCAGTGCCCTAGATATAATCTAATAAGATAAAACCAGGAGCCATTGGGTTTGCCCTAGGAGCGCAGGAcatatattttactataaatgGGGTTTCTAGTGAGATTTCTAAAAAAATTATAGATTtatagagaagaaaggagaaaggcctTAAGGAAATATTAATTTATCAGAGTTCTTGTCATCTGGTCAAGATGGCAGATTCCTAGGTGAGGGATTCTTTTTCTGCTCATGTCTGCATGATTTTCTCTGTCTTCGAATTCTGCTTCAGGGTAAATCTAAGTAACAGAAACATAATAATGTTGTTATTGGGGACATTTAGAAGATGTTTGCTATATTTCAGGCAGATATGAGCATCTATAAAAACTAGTTTTCACACATCTGCAAGATAGGTATTATGCCAACCTGGCAAATGATGAAACCAAGGCAAGGGGAAAGATTGGTAAAAGTGAAAGACCAGGGTTTGGGGTCATATCTAACCACCATGataatacattatttattttgttttcttttttacgtgtgtgtgtgtgtgtgtgtatgtgtgtgtgtgtgtatgagcacttGACCATAGTATGTGGAAATCAGGACAACTTGCTGAATGGAATCTGTCCTCTCTTTCCACTGCTTGGTTTCTAGGGTTGAACTCAGTTTAGGAGGCTTGGTAGTGAGCACCTTTACCCTTTGAGCCGTCTTGCCTGCCCTTATccttgttcttctttttaaagatatattttatgtgtaaagacgttttgaatttttgaatgtatatatgtgcaccttggggcccacagagatcagaagagggcttcatgtcccctggaaatggaggtatggatggttgtgagtcaccatgtgggtgctggaaattgaacctaggtaCTCTGCGCTCTTGACCCCCGAGTCACCTCACCAACCCCATTCCGtgcttgttgttgtttgagacagggtctcactaagcaaccctggatggccttgaactcagagatctgcctaccacGGGCTCCTGAACCCTGGGATTCAAGGCATTCATCACCCtcatcaccatacctggcttctaGTGTGAAAATTTGGCACACGAAACAGCAAATAGAGATGAGAGGACCGTCGGAGGAAAACAGCCAAGAGTCAGAAACTGAACAGAGCGAGGAGCCAGGGCTCACCTGTTTGGTGGAAAGAACTCATGGCTTCCACTTGCCTCGGCTTCTAGGAGAAAGCCTGGTTTGGCTCACGACAAGAGGAAGAAACCTTATAAAGGCTGAGCTGAAGCCATGGGAAGCTGGAAATGAGCGAGACTGAATGCTGACTAGCAAGAGGCAGCAGGACCTAGAAAACAGCCAGGATCTGAGAGGAGACGAGAGGCGTTGATTTAGAAGGGCAGTGAGTAGGGACTCTCGCCATCTCAGAGCAGGGAGGCCCCTGAAGGCAGCGTACACCTACTCCAGAAACCCAGTTTACAGCTCCAGGATTCCAGACAGCTCTCGTCTCCCAGCTTTTCTAGGAAGGTGATTTCAGAACAGCTCTCTGTGGCTTCAGGCTTCACGGTCAACCGCCATAGATACTAAACATTGGTAGTTTTTAttgttctgggtttgtttttccattttttatttatttcaagacagggtttctctgtgaagcctttggctgtcctggaactaaactctgtagaccatactggcctcgaactcatcgaggtccccctgcctctgcctttctagtgttgggatttaagGGGTGTCCCAGCACCACCCAGCTAAGTATTGATTTCTTACTGTACCCAACttataaacaaaacaacttcactcacaatggggatgttctattgggaactcaccaaggccagctggcctgggtctgaaaaagcctgggataaaaccggactcgctgaacatagcggacaatgaggactactgagaactcaagaacagtggcaatgggtttttgatcctactgcacgtattggctNNNNNNNNNNNNNNNNNNNNNNNNNNNNNNNNNNNNNNNNNNNNNNNNNNNNNNNNNNNNNNNNNNNNNNNNNNNNNNNNNNNNNNNNNNNNNNNNNNNNNNNNNNNNNNNNNNNNNNNNNNNNNNNNNNNNNNNNNNNNNNNNNNNNNNNNNNNNNNNNNNNNgggggggggggacagaaatctttaataaataaaaaaaaaaacaacttcactcctcctccacctcatCCTTTTCCAAGAAAATTTGACTAACCAGTAAAGAGTAACCGAGGGTGTGGGAACAATAGAATTGCGAAATAGACCTTTCGTTTTTCTGCAGCAGTACAGATAGGACCCAGGGCCTTGTTCATGCAGGAACTCTACCtaaatgaaattttatcataGGGACACACAACATACACCTGAAAAAATCATACGTGCATAAAGTTTCCACACCCTCTGGGAATAATCCTCCGTGGTAAGGGCAGGGGCTAGTGTAATGAGTAGTAAAATCAATTGTAACTAGCACTTATCAAAGAATAATAGAGGGTAGCAGGATTGTTTGAGGAGAACTGTTGCGGTTTCAGGGTACGGGGACTGAGTCACAGCACAAAATGTGCTTCTTGCTATGTTAATGTAAAGAACAAAAGCCTTCTGCTGGATGGGAGTTTTCTTCTTAGATTTTTCCCTTAATATGCAGCCACACATCGTCGCTCCACGCATTCCAGACTGGCCACATGCTAGTAATTAGTAAATCCTCACCGCACTGTAGGACGGACCCACTGTTTAGCTTAGTGAAAAGCGTGAATTGAATCGTATTACTTTAGAAGGACTACAGGTTTGTATTTGTAAATACAGTGAGTGGAAGCAAGCTAACCAACTGCGGCCAGTGCACAGGGATGGACTTTGCTTTGGAGACTAGACAAGAGTAATTTGTAATTGACATTTCAAAGAAGCCTAAGAAACAGGCCAGCCTTTGTTTAAGTCATAATTACCCTGTTTGTATGTAAAAGGATACTTCTGTAGAAAGCTTTTCAAAACAACTGGCTCTTTTAAGTAGATAATTATTCCCCGTCTAATCTTGTTTATACTGTGCAGAACTTCAGTGAACTCTTTATTCCTCCACAAAGGTTAACTTCAGCCAGCCCTTCCTCAAATTATCACAAATTCCCAATTAGCGAATTCTGAAAGGGTTTCCCTGCAACAATATGCCGGGGACTCGTCTGCTGGGTTCTTTTATTGCACTGAGTAACGTCTGACAGGTTTCCCAGCACCGGGCCACCTGGACATTCTCTCTGTCAGGAACACGTGGTCAAGGAGGTGGACGGCGGTTCAAGGGGAGCAGCAAATGAGTCCCAAACCTCCGGAGGtggtgaaggaagaaaaggggcgCAGTATGTTTCTTATGAACTCCATAGTCAACTCTAGGCCCTTTTGGGTGTAAGGAGGAACTTGGTAACCTAGgcgaaaaaagaaagaaaattaaacttggatgtatttctttatttttaatggagaGCAGAAGATTGTTAAGCCTAGAGACTCTCCTAAGAGAGGTGTCTTAAATCAATTGCTCGTGTGCTTTTTTTGATCAACACCGCGGGCCCCCAGCCAGTTCTCCAGCACGGAACTCCTTATTTTCTGTTGGAAGTTTCTACTCAGCGCTCAGAATTCAATGCACGAAATACTTTCTAAAAGTAATGAAAAGTTTTAACCCCAACAATACTGTGTTCCGACTTTTATCACTTGGCTTCTGAGCTTGACTTCCTTTGCAGGCAGATCTCAGCCCCGCCTGATTAGGGGGGCCTGCCGTCTGTAACGACTTTGTTTATTAGTGTCCCCATCACCGTAAAGTTTCATATGTTCAAAATCTTGATTTAGCGGCGAAAATGCCAGGCAGGGAGCCAGCTCTGCTACTAATTAGAATAAATCAAAAGGGGGAAACGGGGGAGATAAAAACCAGGTTCCGGTGGGCGGATCCACTGGATTTGGTCTGAGGGAGAAATAAGGGACTAAAGTGGCCGGAGTAATGCCTGCTAGGGCCGGAGCACTGCGTGTTGTCTGATTGCAGGGCTTCAGAGTCAGGGTCCGGGCCGCCCCTGCTGATTGCTCCCCTTCCGTCCTTTCTAGCAGACTGTCGTTCTGCCCCGTTGTACACCGTTACAGGAGGTCTTGATTGCTCTGAGCCAATCAGGGCAGTACCAGTCCCGTTGTCTACGAGTGGTCCAAGCAGGCAGGGGGTATCCCTTCTTTCTGGGGAGAAGTTAGCTGGTGGGGGCATTCTTCAGAGTTTCTTCACTCCGAAAACAGACACGCAGAGAGAGGAAATGGCCTCTCTTCTTTCGGTGGACATCTCCGAGTCTGCAGGGGATGGCAGCACGTGTCCACCAAGGCTCAAAGTGGGAGGATGGAAAGAATAGGTCCAGAGCGGCTGAACTGGGGCAATACTTtagatgtcttttttgtttttcttctctctctctctctctctctctctctctctctcNNNNNNNNNNNNNNNNNNNNNNNNNNNNNNNNNNNNNNNNNNNNNNNNNNNNNNNNNNNNNNNNNNNNNNNNNNNNNNNNNNNNNNNNNNNNNNNNNNNNNNNNNNNNNNNNNNNNNNNNNNNNNNNNNNNNNNNNNNNNNNNNNNNNNNNNNNNNNNNNNNNNNNNNNNNNNNNNNNNNNNNNNNNNNNNNNNNNNNNNNNNNNNNNNNNNNNNNNNNNNNNNNNNNNNNNNNNNNN from Microtus ochrogaster isolate Prairie Vole_2 unplaced genomic scaffold, MicOch1.0 UNK4, whole genome shotgun sequence includes these protein-coding regions:
- the Ssmem1 gene encoding serine-rich single-pass membrane protein 1 — its product is MGDLLSLFWELDPPPMPLSFSIPRQDAECRKDGKDDSCGMVGSFLLWYFVVILILMFFSRASVWMSASKWDGDGGTSAPVSQASKETFYKQQSKDRSWDYSQVRKKPKQNQLSAVTDSEMALVSAYLEHRRPRRHSQFHRKNQVQQNSDSTERENEESNSGASSWKESESEQPPSPASIKRRKSVLRPRDLENYQVRERPCLHCKAMRTKEWLSRHFPESTSGTTSVTEEIQQESLTLGSNTTLSKV